The following proteins are encoded in a genomic region of Leifsonia psychrotolerans:
- a CDS encoding glycosyltransferase, with translation MKPPFKHTLLSVIVPVHNVESWIFDCIRSIQIQAIESMEIPVIDDNLTDRTAEFAQSLAESDPRIQVLRSPKPGGASARNFGTSRAQGRYLAFADGDVLVPPGAYSALLRSLGASGSDVAMGEYLTFTPDQAWSRHNNLPIYGAKRQGLTLEDETRLLRDRVCSNKIYDADWWSWNSIEFADSLRSNDIFAMTRTYISATVDIVPDIIYLYRKRVGRTSMTAQRNSLASLHAYFAQEIACWRALSTTVSDYVLEAYILGILSFDVWNHAQTLVDRPSAPVSDAENAVCAQISELIAAAPDTASAELRHTQRWAYRIIESGKLEPMGLLPGHQEFDLMFVDLSHTDEHFSQLELLKVLLGDASAHLFVTTLLYRLLNDLSAAWEVLDDVSLLRKSETLLEFQRRFVARTRLTPFEREAINAAHDHNPDTLRLALGLLSSDINPVGVRVKAIGVMSAEPDLVVSDFLASRHDFSCSSMLKGPRAAEHELSRRRTAGSVPAEHRIRTRGHLFTGCWSLVHSCKRGSAQIQLPAVAEPSFGPATRPSDWALWKAEPTSGNLVLHVKPTAWVRVRPRLGSIKRRVGSLVSTPTNER, from the coding sequence GTGAAACCCCCATTCAAGCACACCCTCCTCAGCGTGATCGTTCCGGTCCACAACGTTGAATCTTGGATTTTCGACTGCATCCGCAGCATTCAAATCCAGGCAATCGAGTCAATGGAGATTCCGGTCATCGACGACAATTTGACCGATCGAACCGCGGAGTTTGCTCAATCGTTGGCCGAATCGGACCCCCGGATTCAGGTGCTTCGAAGCCCGAAACCAGGGGGAGCGTCAGCTCGGAATTTTGGAACCTCTCGAGCCCAAGGGCGCTATCTGGCGTTCGCCGACGGCGACGTTCTCGTGCCGCCCGGCGCCTACTCCGCGCTTCTCAGGTCGCTGGGGGCCAGCGGATCAGATGTCGCCATGGGCGAGTATCTGACATTCACCCCCGATCAAGCCTGGAGCCGCCACAACAACCTTCCCATTTATGGGGCGAAGCGGCAGGGACTCACCCTCGAGGACGAGACGCGTCTGCTTCGCGACCGGGTGTGCTCGAACAAGATCTACGACGCCGACTGGTGGTCGTGGAACTCAATTGAGTTTGCCGATTCTCTTCGTTCCAACGACATCTTCGCGATGACCAGAACCTATATCTCTGCAACTGTCGACATCGTCCCTGACATCATCTACCTCTACCGTAAGCGCGTTGGACGAACCTCGATGACGGCACAACGCAATTCTCTTGCGTCGCTGCATGCCTATTTTGCACAAGAGATCGCGTGCTGGCGGGCGTTGTCAACAACCGTCTCCGATTATGTTCTCGAAGCCTACATTCTGGGAATTCTGAGCTTCGATGTATGGAATCATGCGCAGACGCTCGTCGACAGGCCGAGTGCACCCGTTTCTGACGCAGAAAACGCTGTCTGCGCGCAGATCTCTGAACTCATCGCTGCTGCCCCCGACACTGCATCGGCTGAGCTCCGTCACACGCAGCGTTGGGCGTATCGCATCATCGAGTCGGGTAAACTCGAGCCAATGGGCCTCCTACCCGGGCATCAGGAATTCGACCTCATGTTCGTCGATCTCTCCCACACTGATGAGCACTTCTCGCAGCTTGAGCTGTTAAAGGTCTTGCTCGGTGATGCCTCCGCCCACCTCTTCGTTACAACTCTCCTATACCGCCTCCTCAACGACCTTTCGGCCGCTTGGGAGGTGCTCGATGACGTTTCCCTGCTCAGGAAGTCGGAGACTCTTCTTGAGTTCCAGCGACGGTTCGTTGCACGCACCCGACTCACCCCGTTTGAACGGGAGGCAATCAATGCCGCGCACGACCACAATCCTGACACGCTTCGACTCGCGCTCGGTCTGTTGTCCAGCGACATCAATCCAGTGGGCGTGCGAGTCAAAGCCATAGGCGTGATGAGCGCGGAACCAGACCTGGTGGTTTCAGATTTCCTAGCCTCCCGGCACGATTTCAGCTGTTCGTCGATGCTCAAGGGCCCTCGCGCGGCAGAGCACGAACTCTCGCGCCGGAGGACTGCGGGATCGGTGCCCGCAGAACACAGAATCCGCACGCGTGGCCATCTGTTCACGGGGTGCTGGAGTCTCGTTCATTCGTGCAAGCGGGGTAGCGCCCAGATTCAATTGCCAGCCGTAGCTGAACCCAGTTTCGGGCCAGCAACCCGGCCGAGTGACTGGGCACTGTGGAAGGCTGAGCCAACCAGCGGGAACCTCGTGCTGCACGTGAAGCCCACCGCGTGGGTTCGGGTTCGGCCTCGCCTCGGTTCAATCAAGCGACGCGTCGGCAGTCTCGTCTCCACGCCTACTAACGAACGCTAA
- a CDS encoding glycosyltransferase, with protein MTKTNPVTVVIPIYGDLPGLLACIAAVTSSVDLTHHSLLLVNDCGPDAENIERAVLSAVSGTPGVRYERNSRNLGFVGNCNRAALELDDSTNDILLLNSDTIVTPGFLDEMTAVLHAAPEHGIVCARSNNATIASLPYRLRRPGAKRTAERTTEVYAGVVNELPAFSVAPVAMGFCFLIRRELIVRFGLFDEIFSPGYGEENDFCLRMREHGYLSLISHRALVFHAVGQSFPSEQRMQLRAAHERILVGRHPTYTQSVQSYLKRTADPVDVFADAIVPSDDVVRLLIDCEGAPVGLAANLLRAANDASHLNAQVTVSVPPRLGGLIRSAYPNLSVVDPDHLSGIWDVAVTVTADPAPLQRDRLTRASPRVVVIGGEEQYEQWSVAVLPSDGWDGTSLLQTLCHDYGRAAIDFGLLRKRWSDNADDAMRLAIPLVAPTRLRSRVVQALERNTPALATIMRKVLRH; from the coding sequence GTGACCAAGACCAATCCGGTGACCGTCGTGATACCCATATATGGGGATCTTCCCGGCCTCCTCGCCTGCATCGCCGCAGTCACGTCTTCAGTTGACCTCACGCATCACTCGCTGCTTCTCGTCAACGATTGCGGCCCAGATGCCGAGAATATCGAGCGGGCAGTGCTATCCGCGGTCAGCGGCACGCCTGGCGTGAGGTATGAGCGCAATTCGCGCAATCTCGGCTTTGTCGGCAATTGCAATCGCGCCGCGCTCGAGCTTGACGACTCGACGAATGACATTCTGCTGCTCAACAGTGACACGATCGTCACGCCGGGCTTTCTCGACGAAATGACCGCGGTACTCCACGCGGCACCTGAGCACGGCATCGTGTGTGCCCGCAGTAACAACGCGACAATTGCCAGCCTTCCCTATCGTCTCAGGCGGCCAGGGGCTAAACGAACTGCTGAGCGCACGACCGAAGTTTACGCCGGTGTAGTGAACGAGCTTCCTGCCTTCAGCGTTGCTCCGGTCGCGATGGGTTTCTGTTTTCTCATTCGCCGCGAGTTGATCGTACGGTTCGGCCTCTTCGACGAGATTTTCTCGCCCGGCTATGGCGAAGAGAACGATTTCTGCCTGAGAATGCGCGAGCACGGCTACCTCTCCCTCATTTCGCATCGCGCACTTGTGTTTCACGCAGTCGGGCAGAGTTTCCCCTCCGAACAGCGGATGCAGCTGCGCGCTGCCCACGAGAGAATCCTGGTGGGTCGGCATCCGACCTATACACAGTCTGTCCAGTCTTATCTGAAACGAACGGCCGATCCTGTCGATGTTTTTGCCGATGCAATTGTTCCGTCAGATGACGTCGTCCGGCTGCTCATAGACTGTGAGGGCGCACCTGTCGGGCTGGCGGCAAATCTGTTACGCGCCGCAAACGACGCGAGTCACCTTAATGCACAGGTGACGGTGAGTGTGCCGCCCCGGCTCGGCGGGCTCATTCGCAGTGCATATCCCAATCTCAGTGTCGTGGATCCGGATCATCTGAGCGGCATCTGGGATGTTGCCGTGACTGTGACCGCTGATCCAGCGCCGCTCCAACGCGATCGTCTGACCCGAGCCAGCCCACGGGTCGTTGTCATTGGCGGGGAGGAACAGTACGAGCAGTGGTCCGTCGCCGTGTTGCCTTCTGATGGCTGGGACGGTACGTCACTTCTGCAGACGCTGTGCCATGACTACGGCCGCGCAGCTATCGATTTTGGACTGCTTCGAAAGCGGTGGTCAGACAACGCTGACGATGCAATGCGCCTCGCAATCCCATTAGTCGCGCCGACCCGCTTGCGTTCACGAGTGGTTCAAGCCCTGGAGCGCAATACGCCGGCGCTCGCGACAATCATGCGAAAAGTGCTGCGACACTGA
- a CDS encoding glycosyltransferase, with the protein MTGTFEIDRVSLSVVVPTHEVGPWVSDCIRSILRQDVVGMEVLVVDDHSTDSTKAIVSAFAATDTRIKLVSAEQFGGAHARNQGAALAQGRYLIFADGDDIIPNGAYSALIASLERSGSDMAIGNFLKFSTKETWEPGRAWRVFDQPSVGISLREAPSLIRGRACWNKMFRRTFWESTGIEFPEVTRSNDIVPMTRALVSARSLDIIPEIVYLYRARPGNQSMTARADKASALISYLSQEAECARLLLEYGDEELQSQYYSMFLKADGWVHLTRFLQTRSGNEDPAVMEHAALIVKALLRAAPEHTRHSLTTAQVRVFTLFADGRSDVLALLNSEGQIGAGEPEATIEAFEALIIATAAVVEALPDEPNLAADALRYRMVRPLLAIAHLLDEGTLASLMHAVAQYRATWLSGERLPFFHNEREAVAICERGSTPELLVLSGVIRHAGATSTAVQANGRRLTVEIELNGVAAGSRAALRMKHRRSGAEFTSDSVELQPNSAISTLGFIVDRSQLSGKGIWDAHLLITVDFVQAEVRVLSDRRLPQIPAGKSPQFIVLPIRRVGHALVTDLRHPAAIRALYLPFKMLKKSRRDRRSRQRRLDPKISAS; encoded by the coding sequence GTGACCGGCACTTTTGAAATCGATCGCGTTTCTCTGTCAGTAGTTGTGCCCACGCATGAAGTCGGCCCGTGGGTTTCGGACTGCATCCGAAGCATTCTCCGGCAAGATGTCGTGGGAATGGAAGTCCTCGTCGTCGACGATCATTCCACAGACTCGACCAAGGCCATCGTGAGCGCATTCGCCGCGACCGATACTCGCATCAAGCTGGTGTCTGCCGAGCAATTCGGCGGAGCGCATGCTCGTAACCAGGGCGCCGCGCTCGCGCAAGGGCGCTATCTGATCTTTGCCGATGGTGACGATATCATTCCCAATGGCGCCTATTCGGCGCTGATTGCGTCGCTTGAGCGGTCAGGGTCCGATATGGCAATCGGCAATTTCCTCAAGTTCTCCACCAAGGAAACGTGGGAGCCCGGCCGAGCGTGGAGAGTGTTCGATCAGCCATCTGTTGGAATCTCACTCAGGGAAGCGCCATCGCTCATTCGTGGACGTGCATGCTGGAACAAGATGTTCCGACGCACGTTCTGGGAGTCCACCGGAATCGAGTTCCCGGAAGTCACCCGCTCCAACGACATCGTGCCGATGACAAGAGCTCTCGTATCAGCCCGATCACTGGATATCATTCCTGAGATCGTCTACCTTTATCGTGCTCGACCCGGAAATCAATCGATGACTGCACGAGCCGATAAAGCAAGCGCTTTGATCAGCTATCTCTCACAGGAGGCGGAATGCGCGCGGCTTCTCCTTGAATACGGTGATGAAGAACTGCAGAGTCAGTACTACTCGATGTTCCTTAAAGCGGACGGTTGGGTCCACCTCACCAGGTTCCTCCAGACGCGCTCCGGCAATGAAGACCCTGCAGTCATGGAGCATGCTGCACTCATTGTAAAAGCTCTACTTCGTGCAGCTCCTGAACACACGCGGCACAGCCTTACTACAGCGCAGGTGCGCGTCTTCACCCTGTTCGCCGACGGGCGGAGTGATGTTCTGGCGCTTCTGAATAGTGAGGGCCAAATTGGCGCTGGCGAGCCAGAGGCGACCATCGAGGCCTTCGAGGCCCTAATCATTGCCACCGCCGCAGTTGTCGAAGCGCTACCCGATGAGCCCAATCTCGCGGCAGATGCATTGCGCTATCGCATGGTCCGCCCGCTTCTTGCCATCGCACACCTGCTCGACGAGGGCACGCTGGCCTCGCTTATGCACGCTGTCGCGCAGTATCGGGCTACCTGGCTTTCTGGCGAGCGACTACCGTTCTTCCACAATGAACGTGAAGCCGTTGCGATTTGTGAGCGTGGGTCAACGCCTGAACTCCTCGTTCTCAGCGGCGTTATTCGTCATGCCGGAGCGACAAGCACCGCCGTTCAAGCAAACGGTCGACGCCTGACGGTAGAGATCGAATTGAATGGAGTTGCCGCAGGAAGCCGTGCCGCTCTGCGTATGAAACATCGTCGCTCAGGTGCTGAATTCACCTCTGACTCAGTGGAGCTTCAGCCCAACAGTGCTATTTCTACACTGGGGTTTATTGTCGATCGATCACAGCTCAGCGGCAAGGGGATCTGGGATGCCCACCTGCTCATCACAGTGGATTTCGTACAGGCAGAGGTACGTGTTCTCTCCGATCGACGGCTCCCTCAGATCCCTGCCGGAAAGTCACCCCAGTTCATCGTTCTTCCGATTCGACGCGTCGGCCACGCACTGGTTACCGATCTGCGTCACCCGGCCGCTATCCGCGCACTCTATTTGCCTTTCAAGATGCTGAAGAAGTCACGCCGCGATAGACGTTCGCGACAACGAAGGCTGGATCCAAAAATCTCGGCTAGCTGA
- a CDS encoding glycosyltransferase — protein sequence MLIAPWRRVGPDMVECNMLVYFINHSVAPANLGGAERSMIKLVEDWYASDPDFEAFFITKAPRGLFIKAIEERGWKYKAFAYRGWTIPKHDAPVSEITYFARYDYASTLDIIKLMEERRPDLVVTNTIVAPWGAFAAKTLGIPHAWFVREYGDLDHGLAFQIGRADTFTDIGMLSEAVFANSHAVKSHIGQYLDESKVSVIYPGLDVPRIQELAKEPPARAPFPANDKSLKITVVGRLAKSKGQWRVIDALGELTARGVDARLCLVGSWIDPGYDMQMMKRAAGHGVADRLTIVGEQSNPFPYLAAADVCVTPSSIEAFGRTTLEAMILGKPVVAAARGGSAELIAHDETGYLFDLQSPAELVDHLERYANDRALVAQHGAAAKSRSGVFQSHEFSNAAAIERLKHTSTMPAYRLPSIARYWFSLPEHYFDIRRAPRITISFIMTRLGGRTRALFVRPFSALRRRAQRS from the coding sequence GTGTTGATTGCACCGTGGCGACGCGTTGGACCAGATATGGTGGAATGCAACATGCTCGTTTACTTCATCAACCACAGCGTCGCACCTGCGAATTTAGGCGGAGCCGAGCGGTCGATGATAAAGCTCGTCGAGGACTGGTATGCGAGCGACCCTGATTTTGAAGCGTTCTTCATCACTAAGGCCCCTCGGGGCCTCTTCATCAAGGCAATCGAAGAACGCGGATGGAAATATAAGGCGTTTGCGTATCGCGGGTGGACTATCCCCAAACACGACGCCCCTGTCAGCGAGATCACCTACTTCGCTCGTTACGACTATGCCTCAACCCTCGACATCATCAAGCTCATGGAAGAGCGACGCCCCGATCTCGTCGTCACCAACACCATCGTGGCACCGTGGGGCGCCTTCGCGGCGAAGACTTTGGGCATTCCTCATGCTTGGTTCGTCCGTGAATACGGCGACCTCGACCACGGGCTTGCCTTCCAGATAGGCCGCGCCGACACTTTCACCGACATCGGGATGCTATCCGAGGCGGTCTTCGCCAATTCTCACGCCGTGAAGTCCCACATTGGGCAGTACCTCGACGAGTCGAAGGTGTCGGTTATTTATCCCGGCCTTGATGTCCCGCGGATTCAAGAACTGGCAAAGGAGCCGCCAGCCCGTGCGCCGTTCCCTGCGAACGACAAGAGTCTCAAGATCACGGTCGTCGGCCGGCTTGCCAAGTCCAAGGGCCAGTGGAGGGTCATCGACGCGCTCGGAGAACTGACTGCACGCGGTGTCGATGCCCGACTCTGTCTCGTCGGATCATGGATTGATCCCGGCTACGACATGCAGATGATGAAGCGGGCAGCGGGACACGGAGTGGCCGATCGCCTCACTATCGTCGGTGAACAGTCGAATCCATTCCCCTATTTGGCAGCTGCTGATGTCTGTGTCACGCCGTCGAGCATCGAGGCCTTTGGGCGCACCACTCTCGAAGCGATGATCCTCGGAAAGCCGGTCGTCGCAGCCGCGCGAGGCGGCAGCGCCGAGCTCATTGCGCATGACGAAACCGGGTATCTCTTCGATCTGCAATCGCCCGCGGAGCTGGTGGATCACCTTGAGCGCTACGCCAACGATCGAGCCCTTGTCGCACAGCACGGTGCTGCTGCGAAGAGTCGGTCCGGTGTATTCCAGTCCCACGAGTTCAGCAATGCTGCGGCGATCGAGCGGTTGAAACATACGTCGACGATGCCTGCCTATCGACTCCCAAGCATCGCGAGATACTGGTTCAGCCTTCCGGAGCACTACTTTGATATCCGGCGCGCTCCAAGGATCACAATTTCGTTCATCATGACTCGGTTGGGCGGGAGAACGCGCGCCTTGTTCGTGCGCCCGTTCAGCGCCCTGCGCCGGCGAGCGCAGCGCTCCTAG
- a CDS encoding ABC transporter ATP-binding protein produces MSEPAVVVENLSKKFRLYKERNNSLKAAVMRGRKEVAEDFWALRDVSFEVPAGSTFGLIGRNGSGKSTLLKCLAKILYPDGGSITMNGKAASMLEVGSGFHPELSGRENIFLNGSILGMSKKDIAGRLDEIIDFSGVEKFIDQPVKNYSSGMYVRLGFSVAIHVKPDILVVDEVLSVGDAAFKAKSKQKFLEFTESGRTVILVTHSMSEVKNMCDNAAWLNNGTLSAYGDSKSVLAAYAADIAEGDKR; encoded by the coding sequence GTGAGTGAGCCTGCTGTAGTTGTCGAGAACCTGTCGAAGAAGTTTCGACTGTACAAGGAGCGCAACAACTCGCTGAAGGCAGCGGTCATGCGTGGCCGCAAGGAGGTCGCCGAGGACTTTTGGGCGCTCCGTGACGTGTCGTTTGAAGTTCCGGCAGGGTCGACATTTGGGCTTATAGGTCGCAACGGATCTGGCAAGTCGACCCTCCTGAAATGTCTTGCCAAGATTCTCTATCCCGATGGCGGCTCGATTACGATGAACGGCAAGGCCGCGTCGATGCTTGAGGTTGGATCCGGATTTCATCCTGAGCTTTCTGGGCGCGAGAATATCTTTCTCAACGGCTCAATTCTAGGAATGTCGAAGAAGGATATCGCCGGCCGGCTGGACGAGATCATCGATTTCTCGGGTGTTGAAAAGTTCATCGACCAGCCGGTGAAGAACTATTCCTCCGGCATGTACGTGCGCCTGGGTTTCTCGGTTGCCATCCACGTGAAGCCGGACATCCTTGTCGTGGATGAGGTTCTCTCGGTCGGTGACGCAGCATTCAAAGCGAAGTCCAAACAGAAGTTTCTCGAGTTCACTGAATCAGGGCGCACAGTCATTCTTGTGACGCACTCGATGTCAGAGGTCAAGAACATGTGCGATAACGCCGCATGGCTGAACAATGGCACTCTGAGTGCCTATGGGGACTCCAAGTCCGTGCTTGCGGCCTATGCCGCTGACATCGCAGAGGGTGACAAACGCTGA
- a CDS encoding ABC transporter permease — translation MSYQSELFATRELLANLTMREVKGKYRRTVFGQLWSLINPLATMLVYTIVFSFIFQARPSVGDPSGLNIYPLWLMCGLLPWLFFTRVVTGGMSSIVANAGLIKKVYFPRMHLPLAIAGSTGFTWLTEMALLAVVLSIAGSFVLPWVPLVAVFMVLLALFAVGLAMLLAIANVHFRDMQHFTAIGLQMWMYLTPIIYPIALVESAAKTHGEWVLQVYKLNPLERFVTVFRSMMYDNRWPDLNDSLVCLGWGVGMFIVGYLVFSRNEKRLAEML, via the coding sequence ATGAGTTATCAAAGCGAACTGTTCGCAACTCGCGAATTGCTCGCCAACCTCACCATGCGGGAAGTGAAGGGCAAATACCGACGCACTGTTTTCGGCCAGTTATGGTCGCTCATTAACCCGCTCGCAACGATGTTGGTGTACACCATCGTATTTTCCTTCATCTTTCAGGCACGACCAAGCGTCGGTGATCCAAGCGGACTCAACATCTATCCGCTCTGGCTGATGTGTGGGCTGCTTCCCTGGCTTTTCTTTACCCGGGTCGTAACCGGGGGGATGTCCTCAATTGTTGCAAACGCGGGACTCATCAAGAAGGTCTACTTTCCACGGATGCATTTGCCGCTCGCAATTGCGGGTTCGACGGGATTCACCTGGCTCACCGAGATGGCTCTGCTCGCAGTCGTTTTGAGCATTGCGGGAAGTTTTGTTCTGCCATGGGTGCCGTTGGTGGCTGTCTTTATGGTCCTACTGGCGCTGTTCGCCGTCGGTCTCGCCATGTTGCTCGCGATCGCGAACGTACATTTCAGGGACATGCAACACTTCACTGCGATCGGCCTTCAGATGTGGATGTACCTGACGCCGATCATCTACCCGATTGCGCTCGTTGAGTCGGCAGCGAAAACCCATGGCGAATGGGTGCTCCAGGTTTACAAGCTCAACCCCCTTGAACGATTCGTCACCGTTTTTCGCAGCATGATGTACGACAACCGATGGCCGGACCTCAACGATTCTCTTGTCTGTTTGGGCTGGGGAGTAGGGATGTTCATCGTTGGCTACCTCGTGTTCTCCCGCAATGAAAAGAGACTGGCGGAAATGCTGTGA
- a CDS encoding rhamnosyltransferase WsaF family glycosyltransferase, which produces MFTRVLTALRDVATYNALLVRSGSFRADAMKAYSEWLLAQRPTVQVRREIARVTPAAVPHTGLSGAALALAATSQSDHTPRRINIVLTDFIPNRAFAGIHTALDVADKLGARTGLPVQLVTLSERFGANEAAEARTVLTQRFARPVNVVYRDALLDTTFNPDDIWVVTHWTTAHPAAVAARAGVIRSENVVYLIQDYEPGFHAWSTAHTVARSTYDAGFHHLVNSAPLAKYLRDTAGVEIDDECVFAPALNIARMQEVARLRERGPVRVLFYGRPSKPRNLFSLGVAAMMDAVQRLGDRAVSVEFISAGEAHDSIDLGAGVQLKSVGALPWDAYFALLPTASVVLSLQASPHPSHPPLEAAVSGAIAVTNEFAQTRNDLHPRLSAVSADPESLGAALTDAINRISDEGPGSYSGLADGILGSEIDGVIDTLAGRIGF; this is translated from the coding sequence ATGTTCACACGAGTGCTGACCGCATTACGAGACGTAGCGACATACAACGCACTTCTCGTGCGCTCCGGGTCGTTTCGCGCCGATGCGATGAAGGCCTACTCGGAATGGCTGCTTGCTCAGCGCCCGACCGTCCAGGTTCGACGGGAAATCGCGCGCGTCACCCCTGCAGCCGTCCCCCACACCGGTTTGAGTGGAGCCGCACTGGCGCTGGCCGCCACCTCGCAATCGGATCACACGCCCCGGCGCATCAACATCGTCTTAACTGATTTCATCCCCAATCGTGCGTTTGCCGGAATCCACACCGCGTTGGATGTAGCCGACAAGTTGGGAGCACGAACGGGCCTTCCCGTGCAGCTTGTCACGTTGAGTGAACGCTTCGGCGCCAACGAGGCAGCTGAGGCGCGGACCGTGCTTACTCAGCGCTTCGCACGGCCGGTTAATGTCGTCTACCGCGACGCTCTGCTCGACACGACTTTCAATCCGGACGACATCTGGGTCGTCACTCATTGGACCACGGCACATCCCGCTGCCGTCGCTGCCCGGGCAGGCGTGATTCGCTCTGAAAACGTCGTTTATCTCATCCAGGACTACGAACCCGGATTCCATGCGTGGTCGACCGCGCATACGGTGGCACGGTCAACGTACGACGCTGGATTCCACCACCTGGTTAATTCCGCCCCCCTGGCGAAGTATCTTCGAGACACTGCAGGGGTGGAAATCGACGATGAGTGTGTGTTCGCGCCAGCCCTCAATATCGCGCGCATGCAGGAGGTCGCGCGTTTGCGTGAGCGAGGACCCGTCCGCGTTCTGTTCTACGGTCGCCCGAGCAAGCCGCGCAATCTCTTCTCCCTCGGTGTCGCAGCGATGATGGACGCAGTGCAGCGTCTGGGGGATCGCGCGGTCAGCGTTGAGTTCATTTCTGCCGGCGAAGCCCATGACTCAATCGATCTCGGCGCGGGCGTCCAGCTGAAAAGCGTCGGGGCACTTCCATGGGACGCCTACTTCGCGCTCCTGCCGACCGCAAGCGTTGTTCTGTCACTCCAGGCAAGCCCCCATCCGAGCCACCCTCCACTGGAAGCCGCAGTGTCGGGCGCGATCGCTGTGACCAATGAGTTTGCACAGACCCGCAACGACCTCCATCCGCGACTGTCCGCGGTGTCGGCCGACCCGGAGTCGCTCGGTGCTGCGCTCACCGATGCCATCAATCGCATTTCCGACGAAGGCCCCGGAAGTTATTCGGGTCTCGCAGATGGGATTCTGGGCAGCGAAATCGACGGGGTCATCGATACTCTTGCCGGGCGGATCGGATTCTGA
- a CDS encoding glycosyltransferase: MSKNSGQIVAFPYWSDNPYLNMLYLAPRAAGWKLKTSTLLTSLLIQLDEVGAGDVVHIHWTSPIVQKADTREEAAEQLRAFQQGLDTALANGAVLVWTVHNVRPHECLYPELELELVNFLVDRAAAVHVLSKGTEIEASDYYTIPIAKIVHVPHASYSGVYDQSLSRADARNRLGLADDEKALLFFGQMRAYKGLDVLFGAVERAAALGETIVLLLAGKTKEEDLLAIEAVLPRNVRIIRDHSYIPDDSTQDWFAAADLAVFPYKNVLNSGSVFLAATYGLPTILPNQDHMLRQFRAQKWIQFYDTANEVDSLGTLIADFDMTDVSLREEATAFAEGYTPYDMSREFLKRLEAALS, encoded by the coding sequence TTGAGTAAGAATTCCGGCCAGATCGTTGCGTTTCCTTATTGGTCCGACAACCCGTACCTGAACATGCTGTATTTGGCGCCTCGGGCGGCTGGCTGGAAACTCAAGACTTCGACTTTGCTCACCTCGCTCCTGATTCAGCTCGACGAGGTCGGCGCAGGGGACGTCGTCCACATTCATTGGACGTCGCCGATTGTGCAGAAAGCCGACACCCGTGAAGAAGCTGCCGAGCAGCTCCGTGCCTTTCAGCAAGGCCTTGACACGGCGTTGGCCAATGGGGCCGTCCTGGTATGGACAGTGCACAATGTGAGGCCGCATGAGTGCCTCTACCCAGAACTAGAGTTGGAGCTCGTTAATTTTCTCGTCGATCGCGCCGCAGCGGTTCATGTGCTTTCAAAGGGAACCGAGATTGAAGCCTCGGATTACTACACGATTCCAATTGCGAAAATCGTGCATGTGCCGCACGCGAGTTATTCGGGGGTCTATGACCAGTCTTTGTCCCGGGCTGACGCACGGAATCGGCTCGGGCTAGCTGATGACGAAAAAGCGCTGCTCTTCTTCGGCCAGATGCGGGCATACAAAGGGCTGGATGTGCTCTTCGGTGCGGTCGAGCGCGCTGCCGCATTGGGGGAGACCATAGTGCTCTTGCTCGCAGGTAAGACGAAGGAAGAAGACCTGCTGGCGATCGAAGCGGTCCTTCCGCGCAATGTCAGAATCATTCGTGACCACAGCTACATTCCTGATGATTCAACGCAGGATTGGTTCGCCGCCGCAGACCTTGCAGTATTCCCGTACAAGAATGTACTGAATTCTGGCAGCGTCTTCCTCGCGGCCACGTATGGTCTACCGACAATCTTGCCGAATCAGGACCATATGCTTCGACAATTTCGTGCACAGAAATGGATCCAGTTCTATGACACGGCGAACGAGGTCGACAGCCTCGGGACGTTGATCGCTGATTTTGACATGACCGACGTGAGCCTTCGCGAGGAAGCAACTGCGTTTGCAGAAGGCTATACGCCCTATGACATGTCGAGAGAATTTCTGAAACGCCTGGAGGCAGCGCTCAGCTAG